TATATGCAATTTTTTTTCATCGGCAAATTTTAGGATTTCAAATCTTTGATTTTCGACTGATTGTTGGTCTGTGCTGATTCTTATGTAAGCTGTAATCATACGTTTATGTCCTGTTATATAAAATGTATTTTTTGAATTATTTTATACAAATTTAATTGAAAATAAAAGTATATTTATATATATATTTTTTATTGGGTATAAACGGCCGTTTTCTTTAACTACATTCTATCCGATTAATCCTTAGAGTAACTTTTCGTTCCATTGGACTTTACCAGACTTATTCAGTTAATTTGCAATAGCTGGTTAGGATTTATACTTCAAATTTTTTTGATAAAATTTCTTTTTTAAATTGTTTTAATTAATAAAAGACATTAAATGAAAGTTTAGAAGGTCCAAAAATAATCATCTTAAAAGGATATAAGTATGAGCTTGCTTGATAAAATAAAACAAGTTCTTTCCAAAGAAGATAAAAATTATGGAGACCCGATTATAATTAATGGCGTTATTTCTACATTAGATGATTTTAATTTTAAAATTCCTGATATAGTTAATTATGTTAATGAATTTCAGCCTAACATTAAGTTGGATATTAAGCCTAAAACTGAAATTGATACTAAATCCAATGTTAGTCCTAAGTCCAATACCCCTATTAAACCTAATATACTTATACCTTCAGTTGATAAAACTAACGTTGAGGTTAAAGCTTCTGAGTTAGTCGAAACTATCCAGCCTATTCAGCCTGTTGAAAACGAAAAAGAAAAAATTGATACGTATATAAATATAGCTCAAACTGGACGTTTACCGAGCATTGATAAGTTTTGGAATTATTTAAAAATTCAAAACAAAGCTAAAGAAACTATTGAAACGTATAAATATTCTTTTAAATATTGGACTGAAAAGGCAAGGGAAGTTAAGAAAACTTTATATGATTTGAAAATTTTTCATATAGAACAGATTTTGGAGAATGTGCATCCTTCGACTGTTAGAAAAAAAATTGCGTTTTTAAAGAAGT
Above is a window of Desulfobacterales bacterium DNA encoding:
- a CDS encoding tyrosine-type recombinase/integrase, whose amino-acid sequence is MSLLDKIKQVLSKEDKNYGDPIIINGVISTLDDFNFKIPDIVNYVNEFQPNIKLDIKPKTEIDTKSNVSPKSNTPIKPNILIPSVDKTNVEVKASELVETIQPIQPVENEKEKIDTYINIAQTGRLPSIDKFWNYLKIQNKAKETIETYKYSFKYWTEKAREVKKTLYDLKIFHIEQILENVHPSTVRKKIAFLKKLAKWYLREGHPKLHNEVFKFDSPKLLRRIPGDLGTKTFTDLKDLGKEWCAYGKREGLWLSLMLMGGLRISEIKTIELKSGNLIKVLGKGNKERLIPIPDWLFVSLELHPKEGNGGWAKNRKLIWKKLNVENIRHPHNLRHTYASECLRRGKNIVEIKELLGHADISTTNIYARANVPTDVAILLDK